A genomic window from Fusarium oxysporum Fo47 chromosome X, complete sequence includes:
- a CDS encoding glycoside hydrolase — MTKLGFALLAALAGSAIAVPAPAVTQAPDVHAYAKRATSCTFSGSDGASKASKSQAACATIVLNNVAVPSGETLDLSKLKDNTKVIFKGTTTWGYKEWKGPLMKISGNKITVEGSGAVLNAGGERWWDGNGGNSGKDKPKFFAAHKLTDSKINNLYVKNTPVQAVSINGVNGLTINQFTLDNKDGDTKGGHNTDAFDIGSSTGVTITGAKVYNQDDCVAVNSGKNIIFQNGYCHGGHGLSIGSVGGRDDNIVDNVQFLNSEVTNSANGIRVKTMKNTTGKVNKVTYSDITLSKITKYGILIEQNYDGGDLHGEPTSGLPITGLTLKNIKGKNGVSSSGKNAAIVCGSSGCKGWTWQNVQVTGGKKYDSCKNVPSVASC, encoded by the exons ATGACCAAGCTCGGCTTCGCTCTCCTCGCTGCCCTGGCCGGCAGCGCCATCGCTGTTCCCGCCCCAGCAGTGACCCAAGCCCCCGATGTCCACGCCTACGCCAAGCGCGCCACATCTTGCACCTTCTCCGGCTCCGACGGTGCCTCCAAGGCCAGCAAGTCGCAAGCCGCCTGCGCCACCATTGTCCTCAACAACGTCGCTGTCCCCAGTGGCGAGACTCTGGATctcagcaagctcaaggacAACACCAAGGTTATCTTCAAGGGAACTACTACCTGGGGCTACAAGGAGTGGAAGGGACCTCTTATGAAGATCTCTGGAAACAAGATCACCGTTGAGGGCTCTGGTGCTGTGCTTAACGCTGGTGGTGAGCGATGGTGGGATGGAAACGGAGGAAACAGTGGCAAGGATAAGCCCAAGTTCTTTGCGGCTCATAAGCTCACTGACTCCAAGATTAACAATCTTTATGTCAAGAACACCCCCGTTCAGGCTGTCAGCATCAACGGTGTTAACGGTCTCACTATCAACCAATTCACTCTTGATAACAAGGATGGTGACACCAAGGGCGGTCACAACACTGATGCTTTTGACATCGGTTCTTCCACTGGTGTTACCATCACCGGCGCCAAGGTCTATAACCAGGACGACTGTGTTGCCGTCAACTCCGGAAAG AACATCATCTTCCAGAACGGTTACTGCCACGGCGGACACGGTCTCTCCATCGGCAGTGTCGGCGGCCGCGACGACAACATCGTCGACAACGTGCAGTTCCTCAACTCCGAGGTCACCAACTCCGCCAACGGCATCCGCGTCAAGACCATGAAGAACACCACCGGCAAGGTCAACAAGGTCACCTACTCCGACATCACCCTCTCCAAGATCACCAAGTACGGCATCCTCATTGAGCAGAACTACGACGGCGGTGATCTCCACGGCGAGCCCACCAGCGGTCTCCCCATCACTGGCCTCACCCTTAAGAAcatcaagggcaagaacGGTGTTTCTTCCAGCGGCAAGAATGCTGCTATCGTCTGCGGAAGCTCTGGTTGCAAGGGCTGGACTTGGCAGAATGTCCAGGTCACTGGTGGTAAGAAGTATGATAGCTGCAAGAACGTTCCCAGCGTCGCCTCTTGCTAA